tagatcaaaaaagaaaattaaaattagatagaattgatagaatttttaaaaatttagaagtggtACCATTGTTTGGTGACATGCAAATTGCACCTTTCAATTACATAAAACGTTCTAAACATTTTGATGCATCAAAATGGCCATTGTCTTCATCTTCAAATAGTATAAGTCCACAGGCAGATCTTATGGTACATCTTCCACAAATTAGAGAAGAtcatgtaaaatatattagtGAGTTAGCAAGgtaatattaaaaagtaattacTGTTAGTAAACATGAGGAGAACagtaatttatatgtatagaagaaatattaattttatacagaTATAGTAATGAAGTAACTACGACATATAAGGAATGTGGAAGTGATGCAGAAAATCGAGAAACTGCAGAATTAGCGTTACGGGGATTGCAATTACTTTCTCAATGGACAAGTGTAGTGACTGAACTTTACAGCTGGAAACTTCTTCATCCTACTGATCACCATATGAATAAAGAATGTCCACAGGAAGCTGAAGAATATGAAAGAGTAAGATATATTGTGTTCGTTGTTTCTAATTGCCatataatgtttaaaaatatattttattttttaggccacgcgttataattataCAGAtgaagaaaaatttgcactaaTAGAAGTTATTGCAATGATCAAAGGATTACAAGTACTAATGGCGCGTATGGAAACTGTTTTTATCGATGCAATACGTAGAAATATATATGCGGAGTTACAAGATTTTGTACAACTCATCTTACGAGAACCATTGCGTAAAGCAATAAAGAACAAAAAGGATCTCATCAGAAGGTATGTATATCAATTTGCCTATCAACGAATTTCATAAAagcattaatttatttattcacatTTTTAGTATTATTGTATCTGTAAGAGAAACTTGTGCAGATTGGCATTTTGGAGTAGAACCATTAGGGGATCCAGCACTAAAAGGAAAGAAAGATCCTGATAATGGATTTGGTATTAAAGTACCGCGCAGAAATGTCGGTAAgcttaaaaaatgatttaaatttttaacattgtataagattttgttaatttattcatatgtttaatatatttgtttAGGACCATCTTCAACACAGCTCTATATGGTTCGTACTATGTTAGAATCATTAATTGCTGATAAAAGTGGTGGGAAACGTACTTTGAGAAAAGACATTGATGGTCAATACCTTGTTCAAATTGATCAGTTCCATAAAACTAGTTTCTATTGGAGCtatcttttaaattttagcGGTAAGTACaatgataattatttttaagtctcttaataaagtaatttttttaatatatcttttttctttctagAATCATTGCAAGACTGCTGTGATTTATCTCAATTATGGTATAGGGAATTTTACCTAGAAATGACTATGGGTCGGAAGATACAGGTAATTAAAGTtatctttaaaattattctgctttaaattttatataaatgaaaatagcaTTTTGTATACCTAATTTCATGATTAGAAATGTCAAGTACGTCATCAGCATAATGAAGAGTGCAGCGACTTGATCACTATGGAGAAGCGTATTCAGGTACtctattgtataaattattactcTACTCTATAAATTATTTACGATAATTTATTGCagttataaaaattatcaaataaaaatatttcgatcCATATTTCAGTTCCCGATTGAAATGTCCATGCCGTGGATACTAACTGATCATATATTACGAAGCAAAGAACCATCCATGATGGAGtgagtataaataaaaaatttgtataatttacgtcttttaatataatatattttattaggtATGTTTTATATCCACTTGATTTATATAACGATAGTGCGTTATACGCCCTAACTATATTCCGTAAACAATTTCTTTACGATGAAGTAGAAGCTGAAGTGAATTTATGCTTTGATCAGTTCGTTTATAAACTTAGTGAGCAAATTTTTGCTCATTATAAACAATTGGCTGCGAGCATATTGTTAGACAAAAGATTTCGAGTGGAATGTGTTGCATTAGGAGCATATTTACTGCCATACCCTCGCGCCAATAGATATGAAACTTTACTTAAACAAAGGCATGTTCAGTTATTGGGAAGAAGTattgatttaaataaattgataacCCAACGTATTAATGCAGATATGCAAAAATCATTGGATTTAgcaattagtaaatttgaatcTGGAGATATTACAGGAGTTGTAGTAAGTTAATCAGCAATTGAATAATTCAGTGCTATATGCATATGGTTTACATTACTTTATAACATTTTAGGAATTAGAAGGACTTTTACAAGTTAATCGTCTTACTCATAAACTTTTAAGTAAATGGCTTGCATTGGATGAATATGATGCTATGTTCCGTGAAGCAAATCATAACGTGCTAGCTCCGTATGGAAGAATTACATTACACGTATTTTGGGAATTAAATTACGATTTTCTCCCAAATTATTGTTATAATGCAGCAACAAATAGGtatgacaaaataaaaaatatttaaaagttttttatAGATTGGTAAtcgttcatataaaaattatatgctTGCAAACAGGTTTGTAAAATGTCGTGGACTACAATTTGTACAGCCAGTACATAGGGATAAACCTCCACAAATGTCTCATCACTATCTTTGGGGAAGCAAGCAATTAAATTTAGCGTACAGCACACAGTATGGTCAATATTCAGGATTTGTTGGTCCGCAACATTTTCGAACAATGTGTAAACTTCTTGGATATCAAGGAATTGCCGTGGTAATGGAAGAActtctaaaaattgtaaagtcTTTGATTCAAGGAAGTTTACACCAATTCACTAAGACCTTAATGGAGGCTATGCCAAAAGTTTGCAAACTTC
The Megachile rotundata isolate GNS110a chromosome 5, iyMegRotu1, whole genome shotgun sequence DNA segment above includes these coding regions:
- the Sra-1 gene encoding cytoplasmic FMR1-interacting protein Sra-1, with translation MATDKVTLGDALSNVDVLDEFTLPDEQPCIEAQPCSIVYQANFDTNFEDRNGFVTGIAKYIEEATVHASLNELLEEGLKHAVMLYTWRCCSRAIPQPKSNEQPNRVEIYEKTVEVLAPEVNKLLNFMYFQRKAIERFSGEVKRLCHHEKRKDFVSEAYLLTLGKFINMFAVLDELKNMKSSVKNDYSTYRRAAQFLKVMSDSQTLQESQNLSMFLATQNKIRDTVKENLEKIAGYEELLADVVNICVHMFETKMYLTPNEKHMLVKVMGFGLFLMDSDLCNINKLDQKRKLKLDRIDRIFKNLEVVPLFGDMQIAPFNYIKRSKHFDASKWPLSSSSNSISPQADLMVHLPQIREDHVKYISELARYSNEVTTTYKECGSDAENRETAELALRGLQLLSQWTSVVTELYSWKLLHPTDHHMNKECPQEAEEYERATRYNYTDEEKFALIEVIAMIKGLQVLMARMETVFIDAIRRNIYAELQDFVQLILREPLRKAIKNKKDLIRSIIVSVRETCADWHFGVEPLGDPALKGKKDPDNGFGIKVPRRNVGPSSTQLYMVRTMLESLIADKSGGKRTLRKDIDGQYLVQIDQFHKTSFYWSYLLNFSESLQDCCDLSQLWYREFYLEMTMGRKIQKCQVRHQHNEECSDLITMEKRIQFPIEMSMPWILTDHILRSKEPSMMEYVLYPLDLYNDSALYALTIFRKQFLYDEVEAEVNLCFDQFVYKLSEQIFAHYKQLAASILLDKRFRVECVALGAYLLPYPRANRYETLLKQRHVQLLGRSIDLNKLITQRINADMQKSLDLAISKFESGDITGVVELEGLLQVNRLTHKLLSKWLALDEYDAMFREANHNVLAPYGRITLHVFWELNYDFLPNYCYNAATNRFVKCRGLQFVQPVHRDKPPQMSHHYLWGSKQLNLAYSTQYGQYSGFVGPQHFRTMCKLLGYQGIAVVMEELLKIVKSLIQGSLHQFTKTLMEAMPKVCKLPRYDYGSPGVLGYYHAQLNDIVQYPDAKTELFHNFREFGNTILFCLLMEQALSQEEVCDLLHAAPFQNILPRPYCKEGEKPETKQKRLEAKYAALQIVPNVDKLGTAKQAMIAREGDLLTRERLCCGLSIFEVVLSRLHSFLNDPIWVGPPPANGVMNVDECTEFHRLWSALQFVYCIPVGETEFTVEELFGEGLHWAGCTMIVLLGQQRRFEALDFCYHILRVQRVDGKDENVKGIHLKRMVDRIRRFQVLNSQIFAVLNKYLKSGDSDATSVEHVRCFPPPIHPSLAHAQQQHYHTPEYLREINHQ